From a single Fusobacterium ulcerans ATCC 49185 genomic region:
- a CDS encoding DUF4280 domain-containing protein: MEITDRELLAICNLSNLKMEFADIVEKYKEVPDPNNKEKLIKVIERNHTIYSLLEKECNGLKIREDWEKKWREENPLKISPDESKRNYEAEKYKEKFSEERANRFSKGDNEDEEYGSFYSLEDDKRKTYEYWHKIDLQKSAPIIMEYFDRYNLAVDKKSHEGKFLEEWEAIYGGDFYQILVDYAFKIHQEYSKESEKCKDIEEYIKKKQIPSRKDLLSKEEKIEFLNLTWDFATALAGVNNVFPKLGTINNFKMAFENLEYRGVIKEIYEAATGTKIKDEDFKNFKDDKLEEIRKILQKKAFELKGTINFKVVDFRIVILRKKGTNKYVVSFYNSKDNMVIESFEKGALNLDLVLVNEVIENEIRKISKNENAEIIYTGYEYGALMAFSSHSMFNTLFNQNPDNVKIQTFSKVFVGEKKYNFGNFFNVKSVIDSIDAFDFEKLINFDIKKLTSVQPGSVEYTKNVLDSLSNMFSMCLVNIAGTKGVCLATVILLKGGTGTLIYSLLTSVAPVVYIAIFISYFIRSEKYRYEMEEVEKKILGCKIVENKGEYRIVNKEFNNYSSVLEINKKIEERIKVKHSVLSFKRHNDQSVKKPLETEPIIPLKKGVKLYPITIEVVDEKSRIIDILYKKSEITVNVPREVAIALCFRYCEISEDGIIKLYKDGVEGRERYELKLDSANNFLSIEEVCEENWEEENYEIITTPKFEEEGLFDYVLYLMTIIQDKYNLENKTFENSEFIYMKQLELTEEEKDILDISRGHDENEKSRYSFEEEALLKDEYRYELSVDNSLNTEKEIENLNKEIYAGEGGYNAERRQYEKFVPRYDKIPYYTELTKIDQYEVVSVDHNDNLEYRENTNVEETNNFKLTPKKIKPLIKIDNFEKKKFIYAKRIPTLTEKLDEIKHIKYNKSSWLENKVPYSEYVYFPYVELDGNGEITENIREDYIGSILRSSFRNKLKYDSLDEEQKDIFFGAYPLSGEDENKNEKLNKHFIQKIKKYGQELGYPEHYNSVMKLLESNPKLIENYYTLQELDKRIPTKNLKIGILDGDEYALDKIGFIYNEDDIYGRAIDFIYNYGSGVKLEEISTYGVCQGAKLWCSAGDTAGSLLVSSQNFEYTDGFLDATKDDCKAITNITPFGSCACNKKKPCINYISLGKWSDTSSGTETNNKKAILSTGTISCKEGGKITIINPNCKLHNN, encoded by the coding sequence ATGGAAATAACTGATAGAGAGCTATTAGCAATATGTAATCTTAGTAATTTAAAGATGGAGTTTGCAGATATTGTAGAAAAATATAAAGAGGTTCCAGATCCTAATAATAAAGAAAAATTAATAAAAGTAATTGAAAGAAATCATACAATTTATTCACTCTTAGAAAAAGAATGTAATGGACTAAAAATAAGAGAAGATTGGGAAAAAAAATGGAGAGAGGAAAATCCATTAAAAATAAGTCCAGATGAATCTAAAAGAAATTATGAAGCAGAAAAATATAAGGAAAAATTTAGTGAAGAAAGAGCAAATAGATTTTCAAAAGGAGATAATGAAGATGAAGAATATGGAAGCTTCTATAGTCTAGAAGATGATAAAAGAAAGACATATGAATATTGGCATAAAATTGATTTACAAAAATCAGCACCAATAATAATGGAATATTTTGATAGATATAATTTAGCAGTGGATAAAAAAAGCCATGAGGGGAAATTCTTAGAAGAATGGGAAGCAATATATGGAGGAGATTTCTATCAAATATTAGTAGATTATGCTTTTAAAATACATCAAGAATATAGCAAAGAGTCAGAAAAATGCAAAGATATAGAAGAATATATAAAGAAAAAGCAAATCCCCAGTCGAAAAGATTTGCTGAGTAAAGAAGAAAAAATAGAATTTCTTAATTTAACTTGGGATTTTGCTACTGCCTTAGCTGGAGTAAATAATGTTTTTCCAAAACTAGGTACTATTAATAATTTTAAAATGGCATTTGAAAATCTTGAATATAGGGGAGTTATAAAGGAAATATATGAAGCAGCAACAGGTACAAAAATAAAAGATGAAGATTTTAAAAATTTTAAAGATGATAAATTGGAAGAAATTAGAAAAATTCTTCAAAAAAAAGCATTTGAATTAAAAGGAACAATAAATTTTAAAGTAGTAGATTTTAGAATAGTAATTTTAAGAAAAAAAGGAACAAATAAATATGTAGTTTCTTTTTATAACTCTAAAGATAATATGGTTATAGAATCTTTTGAAAAAGGTGCTTTAAATTTAGATTTGGTATTAGTAAATGAAGTAATAGAAAATGAAATAAGAAAAATTTCAAAAAATGAAAATGCAGAAATAATATATACAGGTTATGAATATGGGGCATTAATGGCATTTTCTTCTCATTCAATGTTCAATACATTATTTAATCAAAATCCAGATAATGTAAAAATACAAACTTTCAGTAAAGTTTTTGTAGGAGAAAAAAAATATAATTTTGGGAATTTTTTTAATGTTAAGAGTGTAATAGACTCAATAGATGCATTTGATTTTGAAAAATTGATAAATTTTGACATAAAGAAATTAACTTCAGTACAACCAGGATCTGTAGAATATACAAAGAATGTATTAGATTCTTTAAGTAATATGTTTAGTATGTGCTTAGTGAATATAGCTGGAACTAAAGGAGTTTGTTTGGCTACAGTTATCTTACTAAAGGGAGGGACAGGAACACTTATTTATTCACTTCTGACTTCTGTAGCGCCAGTTGTATATATTGCTATTTTTATAAGTTATTTTATTCGCTCAGAAAAATATAGATATGAAATGGAAGAGGTAGAAAAGAAAATTTTAGGATGTAAGATAGTAGAAAATAAAGGAGAATACAGAATTGTAAATAAAGAATTCAATAATTATTCAAGTGTCCTTGAAATAAATAAAAAAATTGAAGAAAGAATCAAAGTAAAACATTCAGTACTTAGTTTTAAAAGACATAATGATCAATCTGTAAAAAAACCACTAGAAACTGAACCAATAATACCTTTAAAAAAAGGTGTAAAACTATATCCAATAACTATAGAGGTAGTTGATGAAAAAAGCAGAATTATAGATATATTATACAAAAAAAGCGAAATAACTGTAAATGTTCCAAGAGAAGTAGCGATTGCACTATGTTTTAGATATTGTGAAATTTCTGAAGATGGAATAATAAAACTTTATAAAGATGGTGTTGAAGGTCGAGAAAGATATGAATTGAAATTGGACTCAGCAAATAATTTTCTTTCTATAGAAGAGGTCTGTGAAGAAAATTGGGAAGAAGAAAATTATGAAATAATAACAACTCCAAAATTTGAAGAGGAAGGATTATTTGATTATGTGCTATACCTTATGACAATAATACAAGATAAATATAATTTGGAGAATAAAACTTTTGAGAATTCAGAATTTATATATATGAAACAATTAGAACTTACTGAAGAAGAAAAAGATATATTAGATATTTCAAGGGGACATGATGAAAATGAAAAAAGCAGATATTCATTTGAAGAAGAAGCACTTTTAAAGGATGAATATAGATATGAACTTTCAGTAGATAATTCTCTGAATACAGAGAAAGAAATAGAAAACTTAAACAAAGAAATATATGCTGGAGAAGGTGGGTATAATGCTGAAAGAAGACAATATGAAAAATTTGTACCAAGATATGATAAAATTCCGTATTATACAGAATTAACAAAAATTGATCAGTATGAAGTTGTATCTGTAGATCATAATGATAATCTTGAATATAGAGAAAATACAAATGTTGAAGAAACAAATAATTTTAAACTTACACCTAAAAAAATTAAACCTTTAATAAAAATAGATAATTTTGAAAAGAAAAAATTTATTTATGCAAAAAGAATTCCAACCTTAACAGAAAAATTAGATGAAATAAAACATATTAAATATAATAAAAGTTCATGGCTTGAAAACAAAGTTCCATATAGTGAATATGTTTATTTTCCATATGTTGAGCTGGATGGAAATGGAGAAATAACTGAAAATATAAGAGAAGATTATATAGGGAGTATTTTAAGAAGTAGTTTTAGAAATAAATTAAAATATGACTCTTTAGATGAAGAACAGAAAGATATTTTTTTTGGTGCTTATCCTCTTTCAGGAGAAGATGAAAATAAAAATGAAAAACTTAATAAGCATTTTATTCAAAAAATAAAAAAATATGGGCAAGAACTAGGATATCCAGAGCATTATAACAGTGTTATGAAGCTTTTAGAATCTAATCCTAAATTAATAGAAAATTATTATACACTTCAAGAGTTGGATAAAAGGATACCTACTAAAAATTTAAAAATTGGAATTTTAGATGGAGATGAATATGCTTTAGATAAAATTGGATTTATCTATAATGAAGATGATATTTATGGAAGGGCAATAGACTTTATTTATAACTATGGATCAGGGGTTAAATTAGAAGAAATTTCAACATATGGTGTATGCCAAGGGGCTAAATTATGGTGCAGTGCAGGGGATACAGCAGGAAGCCTTTTAGTAAGTTCACAAAATTTTGAATATACAGATGGATTTTTAGATGCAACTAAAGATGACTGCAAAGCTATAACCAATATAACTCCTTTTGGAAGTTGTGCATGTAACAAGAAAAAGCCTTGTATCAATTATATAAGTCTTGGAAAATGGAGTGATACAAGCAGTGGAACAGAAACAAATAACAAAAAAGCAATATTGAGTACAGGAACAATAAGCTGTAAAGAAGGTGGAAAAATAACTATAATCAATCCAAATTGTAAATTGCATAATAATTAA
- a CDS encoding protein kinase domain-containing protein — protein sequence MERKQLDSVLLREGEQFITYLITDKKGEKSILKLVNPEYLKYDERYEKVKEQFQFEKQLLNLLKIEGIPKYIDGGENFLHLSYISGENLKKYVKTKELTLDEIENIICSLGEIVKKLHSCRVIHCDIKPENIIYDGEKISLIDFGSGTFQGEESIYIQGSNGFSAPEIYIRGIKRDIEDDTYSIAAIYHWLLSEKGYINNIKDNEIFRIGLADKREKRFKSTNELISAIKKIRRE from the coding sequence TTGGAAAGAAAGCAACTGGATTCCGTTCTTCTAAGAGAAGGAGAACAGTTTATCACTTATCTTATTACAGATAAAAAGGGAGAAAAGAGCATATTAAAACTTGTAAATCCTGAATATTTAAAATATGATGAGAGATATGAGAAAGTAAAAGAGCAGTTTCAATTTGAAAAACAATTATTAAATCTTCTAAAAATAGAAGGGATACCTAAATATATAGATGGTGGAGAAAATTTTCTCCACTTGTCTTATATCTCTGGTGAAAATCTGAAGAAATATGTAAAGACAAAGGAATTAACTTTAGATGAGATAGAAAATATAATATGCAGTCTTGGGGAAATAGTAAAAAAACTCCACAGTTGCAGAGTAATACATTGTGATATAAAGCCTGAAAATATAATCTATGATGGAGAGAAGATATCCCTCATAGATTTCGGTTCAGGAACATTTCAAGGAGAAGAGAGCATATATATACAGGGGAGCAATGGGTTCTCTGCTCCTGAAATATATATAAGGGGAATAAAAAGAGATATTGAGGATGACACTTATAGTATAGCAGCAATCTATCATTGGCTGCTCAGTGAAAAAGGATATATCAATAATATAAAAGATAATGAAATATTTAGAATCGGACTAGCTGATAAGAGGGAAAAGAGATTCAAAAGCACAAATGAATTGATAAGTGCTATTAAAAAAATCAGGAGAGAATGA
- a CDS encoding FHA domain-containing protein, which translates to MMKLERCENGHVYNAARYKECPYCNNTDRLEDIAVREEIPMDQVDIEDDKTVAYWANELAVDPVVGWLVCFNGYEKGKDFKLKSEKNFIGRAPEMDICLEGDNNISRKNHAIIAYNPKNREFVITPGDGNGIVYVQGEAVYAPMKLSSFDVIEMGTSKFVFVALCGEEFDWKIDKE; encoded by the coding sequence ATGATGAAACTGGAAAGATGTGAAAACGGACATGTGTATAATGCTGCAAGATATAAGGAATGCCCATACTGCAATAATACTGACAGACTGGAAGATATAGCAGTAAGAGAAGAAATACCAATGGATCAGGTAGATATTGAAGATGATAAAACTGTTGCATATTGGGCAAATGAATTAGCTGTAGACCCAGTTGTAGGGTGGCTGGTATGTTTTAATGGTTATGAAAAAGGAAAAGATTTTAAACTGAAATCAGAGAAGAACTTTATAGGAAGAGCTCCTGAAATGGATATATGCCTAGAGGGAGATAACAATATATCAAGAAAAAACCACGCAATAATAGCATACAATCCTAAGAATAGAGAATTTGTAATAACTCCTGGAGATGGAAATGGAATCGTTTATGTACAGGGAGAGGCAGTATATGCACCAATGAAACTTTCTTCATTTGATGTAATAGAAATGGGAACTTCTAAATTTGTATTTGTTGCATTATGTGGAGAAGAATTTGATTGGAAAATAGATAAAGAGTAG
- a CDS encoding FHA domain-containing protein, whose amino-acid sequence MRFLKNWKLRREIKKYQKKEMRKSEIKERKVNYIFWGIVLIASFALVYYFHFSKEILIIISMMIMGFVIADLFYYSWKLKRDLIMYEKSQFVRDSRIVKSIEDKREQSRNNITHVILKNEEGYDIKTWPVGKANSLIIGKSARMRVDINLGETAYSSLISKRHAILNKTDNGWFVEDLGSVNGTGIQRYADNRKIKIGNAPVKIQSGDIIYISTVALLVK is encoded by the coding sequence ATGAGATTTTTAAAAAATTGGAAGCTGAGAAGAGAAATCAAAAAATATCAAAAAAAAGAGATGAGAAAAAGCGAGATAAAGGAAAGAAAAGTAAATTACATCTTCTGGGGAATAGTATTGATAGCTTCATTTGCACTGGTTTATTATTTTCATTTCTCAAAAGAGATACTAATAATAATATCAATGATGATAATGGGATTTGTCATAGCTGATCTTTTTTACTACAGCTGGAAATTAAAAAGAGATTTGATTATGTATGAGAAATCACAGTTTGTAAGAGATTCTAGAATAGTAAAGAGTATAGAGGATAAAAGAGAACAGTCAAGAAATAATATAACTCATGTAATACTTAAAAATGAAGAGGGGTATGATATAAAAACATGGCCAGTGGGAAAAGCAAACTCTTTAATAATTGGTAAAAGTGCAAGAATGAGGGTAGATATAAATCTTGGAGAAACAGCATATTCTTCATTGATAAGTAAAAGACATGCAATATTGAACAAAACAGATAATGGGTGGTTTGTGGAAGATTTAGGATCAGTAAATGGTACAGGAATACAGAGATATGCAGACAACAGAAAAATAAAAATAGGAAATGCACCAGTTAAAATACAAAGTGGAGATATTATATATATATCAACAGTAGCTTTGCTAGTCAAATAA
- a CDS encoding J domain-containing protein, with protein sequence MKSLYEILGVNSDSGKDEIKKKYRDLAKKYHPDRMINASEKEKAEAEKKFREINDAYTILSDDEKRNEYDKMAESKNGYGKNKKSRSKNEKEDYGDIYEKFTKEGMNSMFGKFFDPEKKSSEKGDSKMKEQTNNMFESFFSFNGRKKK encoded by the coding sequence ATGAAAAGCTTGTATGAAATACTTGGGGTGAATAGTGATTCTGGAAAAGATGAGATAAAAAAGAAATACAGAGATCTAGCTAAAAAGTATCATCCAGACAGAATGATAAATGCATCAGAAAAAGAAAAAGCAGAAGCTGAAAAAAAGTTTAGAGAAATAAATGATGCTTATACTATTCTCAGTGATGATGAAAAAAGAAATGAATATGACAAAATGGCAGAGTCAAAAAATGGATATGGAAAAAATAAGAAAAGCAGATCAAAAAATGAAAAAGAAGATTATGGAGATATTTATGAAAAGTTTACTAAAGAAGGTATGAATAGTATGTTTGGTAAATTTTTTGATCCAGAGAAAAAATCATCAGAAAAAGGGGATAGCAAAATGAAGGAACAGACAAACAATATGTTTGAATCTTTTTTTTCATTTAATGGGAGGAAGAAAAAATGA
- a CDS encoding membrane-associated protease 1, which yields MGFNLKIKGKNEEITLGMDNITTVKYISDTPDDSNARASDLGVVLEVNGKIITPVNGEEADDTKKMAKWSLIPAESSDAYRELTLEVISGSVVVRKIDLPNAFILDYTEDYNDKGGVGEFKAIFKQKKEKIETVTIEGGYAAEE from the coding sequence ATGGGATTCAATCTAAAAATCAAAGGGAAAAATGAGGAGATTACTTTAGGAATGGATAATATCACTACAGTGAAATACATTTCTGATACTCCAGACGATTCAAATGCAAGAGCTAGTGATTTAGGAGTTGTATTAGAAGTAAATGGAAAAATAATAACTCCTGTAAATGGAGAAGAAGCAGATGATACTAAAAAAATGGCTAAATGGTCATTAATCCCTGCTGAAAGCTCAGATGCTTACAGAGAACTTACATTGGAAGTTATCTCTGGAAGTGTTGTAGTTAGAAAGATAGATCTTCCTAATGCATTTATCCTTGACTATACTGAGGACTATAATGACAAAGGTGGAGTAGGAGAATTTAAAGCTATCTTTAAACAAAAGAAAGAAAAAATAGAAACTGTAACTATCGAGGGTGGTTACGCAGCTGAAGAATAA